The following proteins are co-located in the Pectinophora gossypiella chromosome 23, ilPecGoss1.1, whole genome shotgun sequence genome:
- the LOC126377454 gene encoding lipase 1-like: MPITEIRTLAKLARDPGLYNEDAYLNISQLVNKYGYDFEEHFVTTQDGYILALHRIPGKGPPVLLVHGLLFSSDDYVTAGPESALSYYLSSEGYDVWLANARGNKYSKRHVTLSPNQSEFFNFSWDEMGRYDLPATIDYILSVTERKKMSYVGHSQGTTAFFVMCSELPEYNDKISVAIAMSPVTFFSHFFSPFLRFLFKINFFATLLAIGQPEFLPDATLSSAVCRPAPAMKFICMNIFVYLYFGFDRAQFNVTNVPVIFNHNPAGCSAKQYEHYRQLLYSNKFRRYDYGRQRNMELYGKRVPPNYSLDRVTAPVAIFYSLNDWISSYVDVIKLRRILPNVVDFYKATLYSHLDFLFGKNVKAKVYGRLLALIRKFDE; encoded by the coding sequence ATGCCTATAACTGAAATACGGACTTTAGCTAAACTTGCAAGAGACCCTGGACTTTACAACGAAGACGCGTATTTAAATATCAGCCAGCTGGTGAACAAATATGGCTACGACTTTGAGGAGCACTTCGTCACGACCCAGGATGGATATATTTTGGCGCTCCATAGGATACCCGGAAAAGGGCCGCCAGTTCTTCTTGTGCATGGTCTTCTATTCAGTTCTGATGATTACGTCACAGCTGGACCTGAAAGTGCTTTATCGTACTATTTATCTTCTGAAGGATACGACGTCTGGCTCGCCAATGCAAGGGGAAACAAATATTCCAAGAGACACGTGACTTTATCCCCTAATCAAAGTGAATTCTTCAACTTCAGCTGGGACGAAATGGGAAGATACGACTTGCCAGCGACTatagattatattttaagtGTAACTGAGCGAAAAAAAATGAGCTATGTCGGCCATTCTCAAGGCACTACAGCTTTTTTTGTCATGTGCTCTGAATTACCGGAATACAATGATAAAATTTCAGTTGCGATCGCCATGTCGCCTGTAACATTCTTTTCGCATTTCTTTAGTCCGTTTTTgaggtttctttttaaaatcaaCTTTTTTGCTACCCTATTGGCTATAGGTCAGCCGGAATTTTTACCAGACGCGACCCTCTCTAGTGCTGTATGTAGGCCTGCGCCGGCTATGAAGTTTATATGCatgaatatttttgtatatttgtattttggaTTTGACAGAGCTCAGTTTAATGTTACTAATGTACCTGTAATATTTAACCACAACCCAGCTGGGTGTTCTGCGAAACAGTATGAGCATTATAGGCAGTTGTTATACTCTAATAAGTTCCGCCGATATGACTACGGTAGGCAAAGAAACATGGAATTATATGGTAAAAGAGTACCTCCTAATTATAGTTTAGATCGAGTCACTGCTCCTGTGGCTATTTTCTACAGCCTCAATGATTGGATTTCCAGTTATGTCGATGTGATAAAATTGCGTCGGATTTTGCCCAATGTCGTAGATTTCTATAAGGCTACATTGTACAGCCATTTAGATTTCCTTTTTGGCAAAAATGTGAAGGCCAAAGTGTATGGTCGACTTTTGGCGTTAATTAGGAAGTTCGATGAATAA
- the LOC126377453 gene encoding lipase 3-like: MSLKILHIILFIAHQTSQVTSQSVGTGANYVRNFIESFLALPTLGIDIPITEIRTLAKLARDSGLYNEDAYLNISQLVNKYGYDFEEHFVTTQDGYILALHRIPGKGLPVLLVHGILLSSDDFVVAGPRSALAYYLASQGYDVWLANARGNKHSKRHVTLSPNQSEFFNFSWDEIGRYDIPANIDYILNVTGQQKLSYVGYSQGNTAFFVMCSEFPEYNDKITVKIALSPIAFFSRLFSPFVRFLFKINYFETQQAIGQPEFLPNSFLTSPICTQIPAMKFICSNIFNYLVFGFDRAQLNVTNLPVIFNHTPAGCSSKQFIHYKQVLNSGKFRRFDYGREGNMALYGMRFPPNYRLNRVTAPVALTYSFSDWWSSYVDVLKLRQNLPNVVDFHEVTQYNHLSYLYAQNVRPKVYERVLDLIRRYTT, translated from the coding sequence ATGTCTCTAAAGATTCTCCATATCATATTGTTCATTGCGCACCAGACCAGTCAGGTTACTTCGCAGTCAGTTGGCACGGGTGCCAATTATGTGAGAAACTTTATAGAGTCCTTCCTCGCTCTGCCTACACTAGGTATAGACATACCTATAACTGAAATCCGGACTTTAGCTAAACTTGCTAGAGACTCTGGACTTTACAACGAAGACGCGTATTTAAATATCAGCCAGTTGGTGAATAAATATGGCTACGACTTTGAGGAACACTTCGTCACGACCCAGGATGGATATATTTTGGCGCTCCATAGGATACCCGGAAAAGGGCTGCCAGTTCTTCTGGTACATGGGATATTGCTAAGCTCAGATGATTTTGTTGTAGCTGGACCTAGAAGTGCTTTAGCATACTACTTGGCTTCTCAAGGGTACGACGTTTGGCTCGCGAATGCAAGAGGAAACAAACATTCCAAGCGACACGTGACTTTATCCCCTAATCAAAGTGAGTTCTTCAACTTCAGCTGGGACGAAATCGGAAGATACGACATACCAGCGAATATagactatattttaaatgtaaccGGGCAACAAAAGTTGAGTTATGTTGGCTATTCTCAAGGTAACACCGCGTTTTTTGTCATGTGTTCTGAGTTCCCGGAATATAACGATAAAATCACTGTCAAAATCGCCTTGTCTCCAATAGCATTCTTTTCGCGCCTGTTTAGCCCTTTTGTgagatttctttttaaaataaattacttcgaAACCCAACAGGCTATAGGCCAACCGGAATTTTTGCCGAATTCATTTCTCACAAGCCCTATTTGCACTCAGATACCGGCGATGAAGTTTATATgtagtaatatttttaattatttagtttttggcTTCGATAGAGCTCAGTTGAATGTAACTAATTTGCCTGTTATATTTAACCATACGCCAGCAGGGTGTTCTTCCAAACAATTTATTCATTATAAACAAGTTTTGAATTCTGGTAAATTTCGAAGGTTCGATTATGGTAGAGAAGGGAACATGGCGTTATACGGTATGAGGTTTCCTCCTAACTATCGTTTGAATCGAGTTACAGCCCCCGTAGCACTTACCTACAGTTTCAGTGACTGGTGGTCTAGTTATGTGGATGTGTTAAAATTACGTCAAAATTTGCCGAATGTAGTGGATTTCCACGAAGTAACGCAATACAATCACCTGTCTTACCTTTACGCCCAAAATGTGAGGCCGAAAGTCTATGAACGTGTTTTAGATTTAATAAGAAGATATACTACCTGA
- the LOC126377400 gene encoding melanization protease 1-like, translating to MQLLVFLCLCVICVAGVFGSKHTGDVKQCGVEASTNLIHHNPWLVYLEYYNHVGLKKNIRCAATLIDSRHAVTAAHCVKKTLFSRLVARLGEYDVSTVADCVGGVCADPVVRINVIDVIVHEGYDGSKDDIAVIVLESDAPYTDFIRPICLPTGSIPHDAIFSAAGWGELTYTHIYSNIKKIIPLPHWSVESCKNAYRNSILPAKIICAGGEEGIDTCRGDSGGPLTLNKGAIEFWGVTSSGNVHCGTQGSPGIYTSVQDHLEWLENVVRAF from the exons AGATG TGAAGCAATGTGGTGTTGAAGCGAGCACCAACCTGATCCACCACAACCCATGGTTGGTTTATCTGGAGTACTACAACCACGTTGGGTTGAAGAAGAACATACGATGCGCAGCAACGCTTATAGATAGCCGCCATGCTGTTACCGCGGCGCATTGTGTCAAAAAAACCTTGTTCAGCAG GTTAGTAGCTCGATTGGGCGAGTATGACGTGTCGACGGTCGCGGATTGCGTCGGCGGCGTGTGCGCAGACCCCGTGGTTCGGATAAACGTCATTGACGTCATTGTGCACGAGGGCTACGACGGCAGTAAGGACGATATTGCCGTGATCGTTCTTGAAAGTGACGCCCCTTATACTG ATTTCATTCGGCCAATCTGTCTACCCACCGGTTCCATACCACATGACGCCATATTTTCCGCTGCAGGGTGGGGGGAGCTGACCTACACCCACATCTATAGTAATATTAAGAAAATCATCCCTTTGCCTCATTGGTCGGTCGAATCATGTAAGAATGCGTATAGAAACTCAATATTGCCTGCCAAGATCATATGCGCAGGCGGCGAAGAAGGGATTGACACTTGTAGGGGGGATTCCGGAGGGCCTTTGACGTTAAATAAGGGGGCGATTGAATTCTGGGGTGTGACGTCATCAGGCAATGTGCATTGTGGTACGCAGGGGTCGCCGGGGATCTACACTAGTGTTCAAGACCATCTCGAGTGGTTGGAAAATGTTGTAAGGGCTTTTTAG